From Pseudomonas sp. G2-4:
CCGTGGATGGCCAGCCATAACCTGGGGCGCATGGCCGATGTGATCGCCGCCGACCTGGTGCGCCTGGCCCCAACGGCCAAACCGAAGATCGACAGCAACCTGGCGGCGCTCAAGCAACGTCTGCTCAAACTCAGCGCCGACAGCGAGAAGCAGCTCGCCAATGCCGACAACCTGAGCGTGGTCAGCCTGAGCGAGCATTTCGGTTACCTGATCAGCGGGCTCAATCTGGACGGCATCAGCACCGATACCCGGCCCGACGCCGACTGGACAGCCGAAGCGCTCAAGCAATTGACCGCTAACTTGAAAGACAACGACGTGGCCTTGGTGCTGCACCATCGTCAACCCTCGGAGGCGGTGAAAGCAGCCATTTCCGAGGGTGGCAGCCAATTGCTGGTACTCAGCACCGACGCCGCCGACCCGGTGGCGGAGCTGGAGAGCAATGTGGGACTGG
This genomic window contains:
- a CDS encoding zinc ABC transporter substrate-binding protein; amino-acid sequence: MVFSLRQLALVAALCSVVTPSSFATESRPVHLLASLPVTYGLGEALLKGSDVKLERAAPANLPGTRQSAYFSGRGAAALSKLANDADGVIGLRSLWPDDPLYPMARRSNIRIVEIDAARPVDGALPGIALQPGTADGLASQPWMASHNLGRMADVIAADLVRLAPTAKPKIDSNLAALKQRLLKLSADSEKQLANADNLSVVSLSEHFGYLISGLNLDGISTDTRPDADWTAEALKQLTANLKDNDVALVLHHRQPSEAVKAAISEGGSQLLVLSTDAADPVAELESNVGLVVAALTKKG